Proteins encoded in a region of the Streptomyces sp. NBC_01298 genome:
- a CDS encoding HAMP domain-containing sensor histidine kinase — MKRSLLRCRRLVHSLGLRWKIAVLLAVGCSLVALTIGILIHEARADQVADAARKSALAQLVRVRQVYELTGQLDFDKVGEADARLDCPGLPEPLRQAALAGERTTYLDLYGPHPAVWAARPVGGAHVLSVRQSLAGEQAELSELDQKLMAFGVVVVTLAAIGGAALASRLSKDLRSAAETARRISTGELDARIGPSGVPGTRNEVAELSAAVDTMAASLQRRLVAEQRFTADVAHELRTPLTGLLTAAELLPPGRPTELVRDRVAALCGLTEDLLEVARLDGDREVAQLDVHLLGPLVEAVTRRSGVEAQVLGASEGGTRVRTDVRRLERILTNLLLNARKHGGDPITVTVAGNTVTVRDHGPGFPQTLLRDGPQRFLTGATERGQGTGLGLTIALGQAQVIGARITLTNPPPSGASATLTLPPA, encoded by the coding sequence GTGAAACGTTCCCTGCTCCGCTGCCGCCGCCTCGTGCACTCCCTCGGGCTGCGCTGGAAGATCGCCGTCCTGCTCGCCGTCGGCTGCTCGCTCGTCGCGCTCACCATCGGCATCCTGATCCACGAGGCCCGCGCGGACCAGGTGGCCGACGCGGCGCGCAAGAGCGCCCTCGCGCAGCTCGTCCGGGTCCGGCAGGTGTACGAGCTCACGGGCCAGCTCGACTTCGACAAGGTCGGGGAGGCCGACGCGCGCCTCGACTGCCCGGGCCTGCCGGAACCGCTGCGGCAGGCCGCCCTGGCCGGGGAGCGCACCACCTACCTCGACCTGTACGGTCCCCACCCGGCGGTGTGGGCCGCCCGGCCGGTCGGCGGCGCCCACGTGCTCTCCGTACGCCAGTCGCTGGCCGGGGAGCAGGCGGAACTGTCGGAACTGGACCAGAAGTTGATGGCGTTCGGGGTGGTCGTCGTCACCCTCGCGGCGATCGGCGGGGCGGCGCTGGCCAGCCGGCTGAGCAAGGACCTGCGGTCCGCGGCCGAGACGGCCCGGCGGATCAGCACGGGCGAACTCGACGCGCGGATCGGCCCGTCGGGCGTTCCCGGGACGCGGAACGAGGTGGCCGAGCTGTCGGCGGCGGTGGACACGATGGCGGCGAGCCTGCAGCGGCGGCTGGTGGCGGAGCAGCGGTTCACGGCGGACGTGGCGCACGAGCTGCGGACCCCGCTGACCGGTCTGCTCACCGCGGCCGAGCTGCTCCCTCCGGGGCGGCCCACGGAGCTGGTGCGCGACCGGGTCGCGGCCCTGTGCGGTCTGACGGAGGACCTCCTGGAGGTGGCCCGGCTGGACGGTGACCGGGAGGTGGCCCAGCTGGACGTCCACCTCCTGGGGCCGCTGGTGGAGGCCGTCACCCGGCGTTCGGGGGTGGAGGCGCAGGTGCTGGGCGCCTCCGAGGGTGGGACCCGCGTCCGCACCGACGTCCGGCGGCTGGAGCGGATCCTGACGAACCTGCTGCTCAACGCCCGCAAGCACGGCGGGGACCCGATCACCGTGACGGTGGCCGGGAACACGGTCACCGTCCGGGACCACGGCCCGGGCTTCCCGCAGACGCTGCTGCGGGACGGCCCGCAGCGCTTCCTGACGGGCGCGACCGAACGCGGCCAGGGCACGGGCCTGGGCCTGACCATCGCCCTCGGCCAGGCCCAGGTCATCGGCGCCCGGATCACGCTCACCAACCCTCCCCCCTCGGGCGCCTCGGCCACCCTCACCCTCCCCCCGGCCTAG
- a CDS encoding gamma-glutamylcyclotransferase family protein has translation MTSADRPEGHAEGTIPQGVLPQRVVPQGTPGTLPRQEQLPFFVYGTLRPGEVNHDLFLRGRTAAEEPARLPDAALYEGPGYPYAVDRPGSAIAGELITPAPGAYGELLVALDLLEEYAGPGHPANIYDRTAREALRPDGTPVRAWVYLAAPPLARRLARSGTPIPGGDWLRRG, from the coding sequence ATGACATCGGCCGATCGGCCGGAAGGCCACGCCGAAGGAACGATTCCGCAGGGGGTGCTGCCGCAGCGGGTGGTTCCGCAGGGAACGCCGGGAACGCTTCCGCGGCAGGAGCAGCTCCCGTTCTTCGTCTACGGGACCCTGCGCCCGGGAGAGGTCAACCACGACCTCTTCCTGCGCGGCCGCACCGCCGCCGAGGAACCCGCCCGCCTCCCGGACGCGGCCCTGTACGAGGGCCCCGGATACCCGTACGCCGTGGACCGCCCCGGCTCCGCCATAGCCGGGGAGCTGATCACCCCGGCCCCGGGGGCGTACGGGGAACTCCTCGTGGCGCTCGACCTGCTGGAGGAGTACGCGGGCCCCGGACACCCCGCGAACATCTACGACCGCACCGCCCGCGAGGCCCTGCGCCCCGACGGCACCCCGGTCCGCGCCTGGGTCTACCTGGCCGCCCCGCCCCTGGCCCGCCGCCTCGCCCGCTCCGGCACCCCCATCCCGGGCGGCGACTGGCTGCGCCGCGGCTAG
- the dnaG gene encoding DNA primase, translating into MAGRINDDDVKAVRDAVPIDAVVSEYLQLRNAGGGNLKGLCPFHDEKSPSFQVSPSKGFYHCFGCQAGGDTLDFVMKIDHLSFSEAVERLAGLAGITLRYEEGGYTAGSSGRGERIRLVEANKAAAEFYTDQLGSAEAEIGRKFLAERGFDQAAAQHFSVGYSPAGWDHLTRFLRGKGFSDKELITSGLSQDSRSGKPIDRFRGRLMWPIRDISGEVVGFGARKLRDDDNGPKYLNTPETAIYKKSQVLYGIDLAKKEIAKTSRAVVVEGYTDVMACHMAGVTTAIATCGTAFGGDHIKILRRLLMDNATAEVIFTFDGDAAGQKAALRAFEDDQKFAAETSITIAPGGMDPCDLRLAKGDAAVSGLVEARTPLFEFALKHIVARHNLENPAGRAAALEEAAPIIKKIKNVAIQHESAVQLAGMLGMRDEQFVVKRIAQLDRWARERGNQPQQQRRGQSSGGPGHSGHSYEDIPAPSGSPSGPALNLRSPAHITERELLKLALQRPALVSPAFDAYGMDEFTAPPYAAVRQAILDAGGASLGTEDYVTRVRDAAPNDTVRALVTELVVEAIRAKTVDEVYAGVQLVQVRLRAVDRRVREIQGTMARLGHQGSPEQLAAVQEELWVLQQYEQRLRNRGAEGL; encoded by the coding sequence GTGGCAGGACGGATCAACGACGACGACGTGAAGGCGGTACGGGACGCGGTCCCGATCGACGCCGTGGTCTCGGAGTACCTCCAGCTGCGCAACGCCGGCGGCGGCAACCTCAAGGGCCTCTGCCCCTTCCACGACGAGAAGTCCCCGTCCTTCCAGGTCAGCCCGAGCAAGGGCTTCTACCACTGCTTCGGCTGCCAGGCGGGCGGGGACACCCTCGACTTCGTCATGAAGATCGACCACCTCTCCTTCTCGGAGGCGGTGGAACGGCTCGCCGGCCTGGCCGGCATCACCCTGCGGTACGAAGAGGGCGGCTACACCGCCGGCAGCAGCGGGCGCGGCGAGCGGATCCGGCTGGTCGAGGCGAACAAGGCCGCGGCCGAGTTCTACACGGACCAGCTCGGCAGCGCCGAGGCGGAGATCGGCCGCAAGTTCCTGGCCGAGCGCGGCTTCGACCAGGCCGCCGCCCAGCACTTCAGCGTCGGCTACAGCCCGGCCGGCTGGGACCACCTGACCCGCTTCCTGCGCGGCAAGGGCTTCAGCGACAAGGAACTGATCACCTCGGGCCTGTCCCAGGACAGCCGCAGCGGAAAGCCCATCGACCGCTTCCGCGGCCGGCTGATGTGGCCCATCCGCGACATCAGCGGCGAGGTCGTCGGCTTCGGCGCGCGCAAACTGCGCGACGACGACAACGGCCCCAAGTACCTGAACACCCCCGAGACGGCGATCTACAAGAAGTCCCAGGTGCTGTACGGCATCGACCTGGCCAAGAAGGAGATCGCCAAGACCTCCCGGGCCGTCGTCGTCGAGGGCTACACCGACGTCATGGCCTGCCACATGGCCGGGGTCACCACCGCGATCGCCACCTGCGGCACCGCCTTCGGCGGCGACCACATCAAGATCCTGCGCCGGCTGCTCATGGACAACGCGACCGCCGAGGTGATCTTCACCTTCGACGGGGACGCGGCCGGACAGAAGGCCGCGCTGCGCGCCTTCGAGGACGACCAGAAGTTCGCCGCGGAGACCTCCATCACCATCGCCCCGGGCGGCATGGACCCCTGCGACCTGCGCCTGGCCAAGGGCGACGCGGCCGTATCGGGGCTGGTCGAGGCCCGCACCCCGCTGTTCGAGTTCGCCCTGAAGCACATCGTGGCCCGGCACAACCTGGAGAACCCGGCGGGGCGGGCGGCCGCGCTGGAGGAAGCCGCCCCGATCATCAAGAAGATCAAGAACGTCGCGATCCAGCACGAGTCGGCGGTCCAGCTGGCGGGCATGCTCGGCATGCGCGACGAGCAGTTCGTGGTCAAGCGGATCGCCCAGCTCGACCGCTGGGCCCGGGAGCGCGGCAACCAGCCCCAGCAGCAGCGCCGGGGGCAGTCCTCCGGCGGCCCGGGTCACTCCGGCCACTCGTACGAGGACATCCCGGCGCCGTCCGGGAGCCCCTCGGGTCCCGCGCTGAACCTGCGCAGCCCCGCGCACATCACCGAGCGCGAGCTGCTCAAGCTGGCGCTCCAGCGCCCGGCACTGGTCTCCCCCGCCTTCGACGCGTACGGGATGGACGAGTTCACCGCCCCGCCCTACGCGGCCGTCCGCCAGGCCATCCTGGACGCCGGCGGCGCTTCGCTCGGCACCGAGGACTATGTGACCCGGGTCCGGGACGCCGCGCCGAACGACACCGTCCGCGCGCTGGTCACCGAGCTCGTCGTGGAGGCGATCCGCGCGAAGACCGTGGACGAGGTCTACGCCGGGGTCCAGCTGGTCCAGGTCAGGCTCCGCGCGGTGGACCGCCGGGTGCGCGAGATCCAGGGCACGATGGCCCGCCTCGGTCACCAGGGGTCGCCCGAGCAGCTGGCGGCCGTCCAGGAGGAGCTGTGGGTCCTCCAGCAGTACGAGCAGCGCCTGCGCAACCGCGGCGCGGAAGGCCTGTAG
- a CDS encoding NAD(P)/FAD-dependent oxidoreductase: MVDAHRTFVIVGAGLAGAKAAETLRSEGFTGRVILIGDEREHPYERPPLSKGYLAGKEERESVFVHEASWYAASDIELHLGQPAVQLDREAKKVVLGDGTALPYDKLLLATGAEPRRLDIPGTELVGVHHLRRLSHAERLRGALAGLGRDNGHLLIAGAGWIGLEVAAAARGYGAEVTVIEPAPTPLHAVLGPEVGRLFADLHTEHGVRFHFGSHLTEIVGHDGMVLAARTDDGEEHPAHAVLAAIGAAPRTALAETSGLALVDREHGGGIAVDASLRTSDPDVYAVGDVAAAHHPVLGARLRVEHWANALNGGPAAARAMLGQEVSYDRVPYFFSDQYDVGLEYSGYAPAGGYDQVLIRGDAGKREFIAFWLSDGRVLAGMNVNVWDVTEDIQALIRSKAPVDREKLADPSIPLPALVPAEGA; encoded by the coding sequence GTGGTCGACGCACACCGGACGTTCGTCATCGTCGGCGCAGGGCTCGCCGGGGCTAAGGCGGCCGAAACGCTGAGGTCCGAGGGGTTCACGGGGCGGGTGATCCTGATCGGCGACGAGCGCGAGCATCCCTACGAGCGGCCGCCGCTCTCCAAGGGGTACCTGGCGGGCAAGGAGGAGCGCGAGAGCGTCTTCGTGCACGAGGCGTCCTGGTACGCGGCCTCCGACATCGAGCTGCACCTCGGCCAGCCCGCGGTCCAGCTCGACCGGGAGGCCAAGAAGGTGGTGCTCGGTGACGGCACGGCACTGCCCTACGACAAGCTGCTGCTCGCCACCGGCGCCGAACCGCGCCGGCTCGACATCCCGGGCACCGAGCTGGTCGGGGTGCACCACCTGCGCCGGCTCTCGCACGCGGAGCGGCTGCGGGGCGCCCTGGCGGGACTGGGCCGGGACAACGGGCACCTGCTGATCGCGGGCGCGGGCTGGATCGGTCTGGAGGTCGCGGCGGCGGCCCGCGGGTACGGCGCCGAGGTCACCGTGATCGAACCGGCACCGACCCCGCTGCACGCGGTGCTCGGTCCGGAGGTCGGCCGGCTCTTCGCCGACCTGCACACCGAGCACGGGGTCCGCTTCCACTTCGGCTCCCATCTGACGGAGATCGTCGGGCACGACGGCATGGTGCTGGCGGCCCGTACGGACGACGGGGAGGAGCACCCGGCGCACGCGGTCCTCGCGGCGATCGGGGCCGCCCCGCGGACCGCGCTGGCGGAGACCTCGGGCCTGGCCCTGGTGGACCGGGAGCACGGGGGCGGGATCGCGGTGGACGCCTCGCTGCGCACCTCCGACCCGGACGTGTACGCGGTCGGGGACGTGGCGGCCGCGCACCACCCGGTGCTGGGGGCCCGGCTGCGGGTGGAGCACTGGGCGAACGCGCTGAACGGCGGGCCGGCCGCCGCGCGGGCGATGCTGGGGCAGGAGGTCTCGTACGACCGGGTTCCGTACTTCTTCTCCGACCAGTACGACGTGGGTCTGGAGTACTCGGGGTACGCCCCGGCGGGCGGCTACGACCAGGTGCTGATCCGCGGGGACGCGGGCAAGCGGGAGTTCATCGCCTTCTGGCTCTCGGACGGCCGGGTGCTGGCCGGGATGAACGTGAACGTGTGGGACGTCACCGAGGACATCCAGGCCCTGATCAGGTCGAAGGCGCCGGTGGACCGCGAGAAACTGGCGGACCCCTCGATTCCGCTTCCGGCCCTGGTTCCGGCGGAAGGGGCCTGA
- a CDS encoding deoxyguanosinetriphosphate triphosphohydrolase, whose protein sequence is MEGMEGTTAPVRPALDLPGEPYDPADTERWATEPDKRPGRTAFQRDRARVLHSAALRRLAGKTQVVTPGTRSYDWDASPRTRLTHSLECAQVGRELGAALGCDPDLVEAACLSHDMGHPPFGHNGEEALNEFAKDCGGFEGNAQSLRLLTRLEPKRFVPDQATGELVSVGLNLTRACLDAATKYPWARGDHPTDPGSVKFGAYEDDLPVFEWLRRGAPADRKCFEAQVMDWSDDVAYSVHDFEDGLHAGHLDPNLLFAEPERTEIWRVAIGRYVPADTAPEELREALDRLMEQEWWPHGYDGSAVAQARLKDATSQLIGRFCLAAEGATRQAYGTGRLTRYAAELVVPREARNECAVLKAVADLYVIQRDEQERIRADQRIVLAELAEAVSARAPEGLDPQFRAIFDAAPDDRARKRAVVDQIAALTDASARSLHARLIQRARRAER, encoded by the coding sequence ATGGAAGGCATGGAAGGCACCACCGCACCTGTCCGACCCGCCCTCGACCTGCCCGGCGAGCCGTACGATCCCGCCGATACCGAGCGCTGGGCCACCGAGCCCGACAAACGGCCCGGGCGGACCGCCTTCCAGCGCGACCGCGCCCGCGTGCTGCACTCCGCGGCCCTGCGCCGGCTCGCCGGGAAGACGCAGGTGGTGACCCCGGGGACGCGTTCGTACGACTGGGACGCCAGTCCTCGTACGCGGCTGACGCACTCCCTCGAATGCGCCCAGGTCGGGCGCGAGCTCGGCGCGGCCCTCGGCTGCGATCCCGATCTGGTCGAAGCCGCCTGCCTGTCGCACGACATGGGGCACCCGCCCTTCGGCCACAACGGCGAGGAGGCGCTCAACGAGTTCGCCAAGGACTGCGGCGGTTTCGAGGGCAACGCCCAGTCGCTGCGCCTGCTGACCCGGCTGGAGCCCAAGCGGTTCGTCCCCGATCAGGCGACCGGCGAGCTGGTCAGCGTCGGGCTGAACCTCACCCGGGCCTGCCTGGACGCCGCCACCAAGTACCCCTGGGCGCGCGGGGACCACCCCACCGACCCGGGCTCGGTGAAGTTCGGCGCCTACGAGGACGACCTGCCGGTCTTCGAGTGGCTGCGCCGCGGCGCGCCCGCGGACCGCAAGTGCTTCGAGGCGCAGGTCATGGACTGGTCGGACGACGTGGCGTACTCCGTCCACGACTTCGAGGACGGCCTGCACGCCGGCCACCTCGACCCGAACCTGCTCTTCGCCGAGCCCGAGCGCACGGAGATCTGGCGGGTGGCCATCGGCCGGTACGTGCCCGCCGACACCGCGCCGGAGGAACTCCGCGAGGCGCTGGACCGTTTGATGGAGCAGGAGTGGTGGCCGCACGGGTACGACGGCTCGGCCGTGGCCCAGGCCCGGCTGAAGGACGCGACCAGCCAGCTGATCGGCCGGTTCTGCCTGGCCGCCGAGGGCGCCACCCGGCAGGCGTACGGGACCGGCCGGCTGACCCGGTACGCGGCGGAGCTGGTGGTGCCGCGCGAGGCACGCAACGAGTGCGCGGTGCTGAAGGCGGTCGCCGACCTGTACGTCATACAGCGCGACGAGCAGGAGCGGATCCGAGCCGATCAGCGGATCGTCCTGGCCGAACTGGCGGAGGCCGTCAGCGCCCGCGCGCCCGAGGGGCTGGACCCGCAGTTCCGCGCGATCTTCGACGCGGCCCCGGACGACCGGGCCAGGAAGCGGGCGGTCGTGGACCAGATCGCGGCCCTCACCGACGCCTCCGCCCGCTCCCTGCACGCCCGCCTCATCCAGCGCGCGCGACGCGCCGAACGGTGA
- a CDS encoding SanA/YdcF family protein, with amino-acid sequence MVRGLPGAAWERLKAVRITVPRTVRARRRAVQVVMAGCVLALLPSAWTHASAGPRLRTTADAPAAEVAVVFGAGLWKGRPTPYLARRLDAAVELYRAGKVKVVLVTGDNSRRDYDEPDAMRAYLTGHGVPDARVVSDYAGFDSWDSCVRAREVFGVHRAVLISQGFHIRRAVALCRAAGVDSYGIGVSDVHDATWYYGGAREVFAAGKAALDAVFEPEPRFLGPKEEGVSRALASLAD; translated from the coding sequence ATGGTACGAGGTCTGCCGGGGGCGGCGTGGGAGCGGCTGAAAGCCGTACGGATCACCGTGCCCCGGACCGTGCGGGCCCGGCGGCGGGCCGTGCAGGTGGTGATGGCGGGCTGCGTGCTGGCGCTGCTGCCCTCGGCGTGGACGCACGCGTCCGCCGGGCCCCGGCTGCGGACCACCGCCGACGCGCCCGCCGCCGAGGTGGCCGTGGTGTTCGGTGCCGGGCTGTGGAAGGGGCGGCCCACCCCGTACCTCGCGCGCCGCCTCGACGCCGCCGTCGAGCTCTACCGCGCGGGCAAGGTCAAGGTCGTCCTGGTCACCGGCGACAACAGCCGCAGAGACTACGACGAGCCCGACGCGATGCGCGCGTACCTGACGGGTCACGGGGTGCCCGACGCCCGCGTCGTCAGCGACTACGCCGGCTTCGACTCGTGGGACTCCTGCGTCCGGGCCCGGGAGGTCTTCGGCGTACACCGCGCGGTGCTGATCAGCCAGGGCTTCCACATCCGCCGGGCCGTCGCGCTGTGCCGGGCGGCGGGCGTGGACTCGTACGGGATCGGGGTGTCCGACGTGCACGACGCGACCTGGTACTACGGCGGGGCCCGGGAGGTCTTCGCTGCGGGCAAGGCGGCACTGGACGCGGTCTTCGAGCCGGAGCCGCGCTTCTTGGGGCCGAAGGAGGAGGGGGTGTCGCGGGCGCTGGCCTCTCTGGCAGACTGA
- a CDS encoding glucose 1-dehydrogenase: MPISHIPICLVRQGCGTVAVVDLSGKVVVVTGGARGLGAAAAQSVVDGGGKVLITDVLEAEGAETAAKLGDAARFLRHDVTSESDWDAALAFAVAEFGRIDGLVNNAGIATGQFLEHESVEHFRKVVEINLVGVFIGIKAAIPLMRENGGGSIVNISSAAGLTGLALTAGYGASKWGVRGLSKIGAVELAESRIRVNSVHPGMTLTPMTAPVGIQAGEGNYPGAPLGRVGLPEEIAAAVAFLLSDAAGYMTGAELAVDGGWTAGLTVKYLTGQ; this comes from the coding sequence ATGCCGATTAGTCATATACCGATCTGTCTCGTGCGTCAGGGGTGTGGAACCGTGGCTGTTGTGGATCTGAGCGGCAAGGTCGTCGTCGTCACCGGTGGGGCCCGCGGCCTCGGCGCGGCGGCCGCACAGTCCGTCGTGGACGGCGGCGGCAAGGTGCTGATCACCGACGTCCTGGAGGCCGAGGGCGCCGAAACGGCCGCCAAGCTCGGCGACGCGGCGCGCTTCCTGCGCCACGACGTGACCAGCGAATCCGACTGGGACGCGGCCCTCGCCTTCGCCGTCGCCGAATTCGGCCGGATCGACGGACTGGTCAACAACGCGGGCATCGCCACCGGCCAGTTCCTGGAGCACGAGAGCGTCGAGCACTTCCGCAAGGTCGTCGAGATCAACCTGGTCGGCGTCTTCATCGGCATCAAGGCCGCGATCCCGCTGATGCGGGAGAACGGCGGCGGCTCCATCGTCAACATCTCCTCCGCCGCCGGCCTCACCGGCCTCGCCCTGACCGCCGGCTACGGAGCCTCCAAGTGGGGCGTGCGCGGACTGTCGAAGATCGGCGCGGTCGAGCTCGCGGAGTCCCGGATCCGCGTCAACTCCGTCCACCCCGGCATGACGCTCACCCCGATGACGGCCCCGGTCGGCATCCAGGCGGGCGAGGGCAACTACCCCGGCGCCCCCCTCGGCCGCGTCGGCCTCCCCGAGGAGATCGCCGCCGCCGTCGCCTTCCTCCTCTCGGACGCCGCGGGCTACATGACCGGCGCCGAGCTCGCGGTCGACGGCGGCTGGACGGCGGGCCTCACGGTGAAGTACCTGACCGGCCAGTGA